The following proteins are encoded in a genomic region of Mycolicibacterium rutilum:
- a CDS encoding condensation domain-containing protein: MRIGKITVGALDEWSLSPGSVTSWHPTAAAVEKARQAPVSSVPVSYMQGQHLRNYCERTAAGLNFSRQIIASCEVAGQCDIAAMDHAVNAYLRRHDTFRSWFEHAGDGEFIRHALEDPADIEFVPIDHGTMTVEQIREHVVGIPSPLEWGCFTFGIIQNDGRFTFFAAMDHVHGDATLIGTTMLEANGMYSALSSGGEALVLPEPGSFDEFCIRERERTADLTVDSPDVRAWIDFAESSGGSFPEFPLPLGNHLEATRSDMTTEVLMDTAQTERFEAACASAGARFVGGLFACLAQVEHELTGALTYYGLTPRDSRSATDNFMTQGWFTGLIPITVPIGAASFADAAWSAQASFDSNLNMAKVPYYRVLELAPELDWPRPNFPVSNFFHAGAAPLNAVLAAADMGLADNIGIYPDGRFSYQLTIYIFRYGEGTVMAIMHPDNPVAAKSVTRYMKTMRSVCALVADSGNWGRVA, from the coding sequence TTGCGCATCGGCAAGATCACGGTTGGCGCACTTGATGAATGGTCGTTGAGCCCGGGTTCTGTCACGTCGTGGCATCCGACGGCCGCGGCGGTCGAGAAGGCCCGGCAGGCGCCGGTGAGCTCGGTGCCGGTCAGCTACATGCAGGGCCAGCATCTGCGGAACTACTGCGAGCGCACCGCCGCGGGCCTGAACTTCTCCCGGCAGATCATCGCCAGCTGTGAGGTTGCCGGCCAGTGCGACATCGCCGCCATGGACCACGCGGTCAACGCCTATCTGCGCCGGCACGACACGTTCCGCAGCTGGTTCGAGCACGCCGGCGACGGCGAGTTCATCCGGCACGCGCTCGAGGACCCCGCCGACATCGAGTTCGTCCCGATCGACCACGGCACCATGACCGTCGAGCAGATCCGTGAGCACGTCGTGGGCATCCCCAGCCCGCTGGAGTGGGGCTGCTTCACGTTCGGGATCATCCAGAACGACGGCCGGTTCACGTTCTTCGCGGCCATGGACCACGTGCACGGCGACGCCACCCTGATCGGCACCACGATGCTCGAGGCCAACGGCATGTACTCGGCGCTGAGCAGCGGCGGAGAGGCCCTCGTGCTGCCCGAGCCCGGCAGCTTCGACGAGTTCTGCATCCGCGAGCGCGAGCGCACCGCCGACCTGACCGTGGACTCGCCGGACGTCCGGGCCTGGATCGACTTCGCCGAGAGCAGCGGCGGCAGCTTCCCGGAGTTCCCGCTGCCGCTGGGCAACCACCTGGAGGCCACCCGCAGCGACATGACGACCGAGGTCCTGATGGACACGGCGCAGACCGAGCGCTTCGAGGCGGCGTGCGCTTCGGCCGGTGCGCGGTTCGTCGGGGGCCTGTTCGCCTGCCTGGCCCAGGTCGAGCACGAGCTGACCGGCGCGCTGACCTACTACGGGCTCACCCCCCGGGACTCCCGATCGGCGACGGACAACTTCATGACGCAGGGCTGGTTCACCGGCCTGATCCCGATCACGGTCCCGATCGGCGCCGCCTCCTTCGCCGACGCGGCGTGGTCGGCGCAGGCGTCGTTCGACTCGAACCTGAACATGGCCAAGGTGCCGTACTACCGGGTGCTCGAACTGGCACCGGAGTTGGACTGGCCGCGGCCGAACTTCCCGGTGTCGAACTTCTTCCATGCCGGCGCCGCGCCTCTGAACGCGGTGCTCGCCGCCGCCGACATGGGACTGGCCGACAACATCGGGATCTATCCGGACGGCCGGTTCTCCTACCAGCTGACGATCTACATCTTCCGGTACGGCGAGGGCACGGTGATGGCGATCATGCATCCCGACAATCCGGTCGCCGCCAAGTCGGTCACCCGCTACATGAAGACGATGCGGTCGGTGTGCGCTCTGGTCGCCGACAGCGGCAATTGGGGGCGCGTCGCTTAG